A region of the Curvibacter sp. AEP1-3 genome:
GCCCAGCTGTGTGGCAATCATCATGGCCTCGTTGGCGCTACGGGCCAGGATGGTGCGGGTAACCGGAATATGGAAGGCCGAGAGCAGGGTCTTGGACTCCATCTCGGTGAGCACCTTGCGCCGCTCGGCCAGCACGCTTTCGATCACCAAGCGCGCGCCTTCAATGTCCGGCTTCGCCAGCGTGGAGAGCGGTGGTGGCGTTTGCTGCAAGAGCAGCTGGTTTTGATAAAACGATGCGATATTCCCGAAGGCGCCTACGGCAGCTTCTGGTGTACGGAAGCTGGGTATCTCGGCGGCTTTCAGGATGCCACGTGCCGCGTTGACCGTGCTGTCGCCCATCCAACAAGATAGCAAGGGTTTGCCAATGGTTTTTTTGACCTCGGCCAAAGCGATAGCTACTGCTGATGCGTCGTGGCCGGCTTTGGGCGAATAGATGGCCAAGACGCCGTCTACGCCCCGGTCCTTGCCGGCAGCGTCCAGCGCTGCCTTGAAGTGTTCTGCATCCGCTTCCTCCGACAGATCAATGAGGTCCGTCAATGAGGCCAAAGGAGGAAGCAGGGGCTTGAGGGTCTCTGCGGTCGTGGCAGAAAGCCTGCCGAGTTCCAGCTGCAGTTCGTTGATCCAGTCGGCGGCCAGCACACCGGGGCCTCCCCCGTTGGTGACCAGTGCCAAGCGCTTGCCGACGGGGCGGTAGCGCGATGCCAGGCACTTGGCTGCCGAAAACAGCTCTACGAAAGAGCGCACCCGCACGGCGCCTGCGCGGCGCAAGGCGGCGTCGAACACATCGTCACTGCCCACAATGGCGCCGCTGTGGGTTTGGGCGGCCTCATTGCCGGCGGGGCGCCGGCCGGCCTTTAGCACTACCACCGGTTTGGCGTTGGCTGCCATACGCAGGGCACTCATGAAGCGGCGGGCATCCGAGATGCCCTCCATGTAGACCACGATGCTTTGGGTCTGCGCATCATTGGCCAGAAAGTCGAGCACGTGCGCCAAATCCACGGAGGTGTGGGGGCCCAATGACACGACGGTGGAGAAGCCCACCGCATTGTTGGCAGCCCAGTCCAGCATGGAGGAGGCCAGGGCGCCCGACTGCGACACCAGCGCCAGCGGCCCGCGTTGGGCCAAGGGTCCGGCCAAGCTGGCATTGAGTTGTAGCTGCGGGCGCTGCAAGCCCAAAGAATTGGGGCCCAGCAGTTGCACGCCTTCCCGTTTGGCGATTTTGGCCAAGGAAGCTGCCAGCTCCGCACTGATGCCACTGGACACAATGACTGCAGCTTTGCAGGCAATGCGTCCTGCAATTTCCAGCGCTGCTGTCAGATCCTCAGGGGGGAGGGCGATGACCGCCAAGTCTGCGCGCGATTGCGCCAGGTCTGCCAAGGTGCCGGTGCTGTGGATGTCCAGAAAACGCAGCAGGCCGGTAAATGTCTGTGCCTGCAGGGCGGCCACCAGCATGCGCGCCTGAGGCGGCAGTTGCTCAGGTGCATCCACCTGCCCGGCAAACACGATGATCGATTGCGGGGTGAAAAGAGGGGACAGGTAATGCTTTTCCATGGGGTGTGACTCCAGATTCAATCGGCGCCGATGAGGACTTTGACGTGCTCGGCCACGCTGCGGGCCAGCGGATTCAGCACATAGCCGCCCTCCAGACAAGAGATGATGCGCCCCTGGCAATGCCGTTGGGCCACTGCCATCAGCTGTCGCGTGACCCAAGCATAGTCGGCATCGACTAGACCGAGGTTGCCCATATCGTCTTCTCGGTGTGCGTCAAAGCCGGCCGAGATGTAGATGAGCTGAGGGGCAAAGGCGTCCAGCGCAGGCACCCATTGGGTGGCCACCGCCTCGCGGAATTTGTCGCTGCCCGAGCGTGCGGGCAGGCCCACGTTCATCATGTTGGGGCCCACGGCTTTTTCCCCGTTGTAGGGATAGAGTCCCTGCTCGAAGATGGAGCACATGAGCACCCGGTCGTCGCCGCGGAAAATGTCTTCACTGCCGTTGCCGTGGTGCACATCGAAGTCAATCAATGCTACGCGTTCCAAACCGTGCACGTCCAGCGCATGGCGTATGCCGACGGCTACATTGTTGAAAAAGCAAAACCCCATGGCTGCCGAGCGTTCTGCATGGTGACCCGGCGGGCGCACGCTGCAAAAAGCGGTGGGTACCTGCCCGCTGACCACCAGATCTGTCGCCTGCACGGCAGCCCCCGCCGCACGCAAGGCAGCGCGAACGGTGAAGGGGTTCATGTCAGTGTCAGGGTCCACCTTGTGGTAACCCTCTTTGGGAGACGCCTCCATCAGCTCATGCACATAGTTGATGGCGTGGGCCCGACCCAGCTGCGCTTCGGTGGCCAAAGGCGCGTCATAGGTGTTCATGTAGTCCAGCAGGCCCCGC
Encoded here:
- a CDS encoding histone deacetylase family protein, with the translated sequence MLPAFISHPDCARHEMGPDHPECPERLGAIQDMLLLRGLLDYMNTYDAPLATEAQLGRAHAINYVHELMEASPKEGYHKVDPDTDMNPFTVRAALRAAGAAVQATDLVVSGQVPTAFCSVRPPGHHAERSAAMGFCFFNNVAVGIRHALDVHGLERVALIDFDVHHGNGSEDIFRGDDRVLMCSIFEQGLYPYNGEKAVGPNMMNVGLPARSGSDKFREAVATQWVPALDAFAPQLIYISAGFDAHREDDMGNLGLVDADYAWVTRQLMAVAQRHCQGRIISCLEGGYVLNPLARSVAEHVKVLIGAD
- a CDS encoding bifunctional acetate--CoA ligase family protein/GNAT family N-acetyltransferase; translation: MEKHYLSPLFTPQSIIVFAGQVDAPEQLPPQARMLVAALQAQTFTGLLRFLDIHSTGTLADLAQSRADLAVIALPPEDLTAALEIAGRIACKAAVIVSSGISAELAASLAKIAKREGVQLLGPNSLGLQRPQLQLNASLAGPLAQRGPLALVSQSGALASSMLDWAANNAVGFSTVVSLGPHTSVDLAHVLDFLANDAQTQSIVVYMEGISDARRFMSALRMAANAKPVVVLKAGRRPAGNEAAQTHSGAIVGSDDVFDAALRRAGAVRVRSFVELFSAAKCLASRYRPVGKRLALVTNGGGPGVLAADWINELQLELGRLSATTAETLKPLLPPLASLTDLIDLSEEADAEHFKAALDAAGKDRGVDGVLAIYSPKAGHDASAVAIALAEVKKTIGKPLLSCWMGDSTVNAARGILKAAEIPSFRTPEAAVGAFGNIASFYQNQLLLQQTPPPLSTLAKPDIEGARLVIESVLAERRKVLTEMESKTLLSAFHIPVTRTILARSANEAMMIATQLGFPAVLKIDSPDISHKSDVGGVALNIMNATGVRDTYNDMMQTVKRLRPDARINGVTVQSMVRSRHGREIYIGLVTDDPFGPVIAFGAGGTMIELINDRAMELPPLNQFLARRLIERSRVAETLGEWRGNAPANIDLLEQILLRISEMVCELPQLREMDINPIIVDEHGALAVDARIVIDNAPQGVSSRVHNYNHLSILPYPAQYEQLWPMRGGGEYTVRPVQPDDAQMLQDLVQGLSKESRYFRFVSSMHELPPAMLARFTLIDYDREMALVAIHKTRTAGEDGEMLETERIIGVSRYVTNPDKSSCEFSLVVADDFAGKGLGSRLMMSIMDVARDKGLSEIEGLVLTHNPGMLKLMRSLGFTVKTFEEDADFKLVSHPL